Proteins found in one Sphaeramia orbicularis chromosome 8, fSphaOr1.1, whole genome shotgun sequence genomic segment:
- the cdip1 gene encoding cell death-inducing p53-target protein 1: MSSDPPPPYPGGPSAPLIEEKNGQPVIRSAPQGQPQPPDYGPPPYEAPHPGFLPPHVPGEGPMPMPMPMPMPPQGGHYPPPPGHFPHPMPGQMGPGPSHFVNMGGHTATVLAPPGAATTVTVLQGEMFQTTPVQTVCPHCQQAIVTRISHDVGLMNTLFCLFCFFVGCDLGCCLIPCLIDDLKDVTHTCPYCKGYIYTYKRIC; the protein is encoded by the exons ATGTCCAGTGATCCTCCTCCTCCGTACCCCGGAGGCCCCAGTGCTCCGCTCATTGAGGAGAAGAATGGGCAGCCAG TAATCAGAAGTGCTCCTCAAGGACAGCCCCAGCCTCCAGACTACGGTCCTCCGCCATATGAGGCCCCACATCCAGGCTTCCTCCCCCCACATGTCCCTGGAGAAGGGCCCATGCCTATGCCTATGCCTATGCCAATGCCACCACAAG gtggTCATTACCCACCTCCACCCGGGCACTTTCCTCACCCCATGCCTGGACAGATGGGTCCTGGTCCCAGTCACTTTGTCAACATGGGGGGCCACACAGCGACTGTGTTGGCTCCTCCAGGAGCAGCCACCACTGTGACAGTACTGCAGGGGGAAATGTTCCAGACCACGCCAGTGCAGACTGTGTGTCCACACTGTCAGCAGGCCATCGTCACCCGCATCTCCCACGATGTCGGCCTCATGAACACACTCTTCTGCCTCTTCTGCTTCTTTGTAGG GTGTGATCTTGGCTGCTGCTTGATCCCCTGCCTGATTGATGACCTCAAGGATGTGACACACACCTGCCCTTACTGTAAGGgctacatttacacatataagcgTATATGCTAA
- the polr3k gene encoding DNA-directed RNA polymerase III subunit RPC10: MLLFCPTCGNVLIVEEGQKCMRFACNTCPYIHNITRKVNNRKYPKLKEVDDVLGGAAAWENVDSTPETCPKCEHPRAYFMQIQTRSADEPMTTFYKCCNAQCGHRWRD; the protein is encoded by the exons ATGCTTCTGTTTTGTCCAACTTGTGGGAATGTTTTAATCGTCGAGGAAGGACAGAAGTGTATGAGATTCGCCTGCAACACTTGTCCCTACATACATAACATCACAAGAAAG GTAAACAACAGGAAATACCCGAAACTCAAAGAGGTGGATGATGTTCTGGGTGGAGCTGCAGCTTGGGAAAATGTGGACTCAACTCCTG AAACTTGTCCCAAGTGTGAGCATCCTCGGGCATACTTCATGCAGATTCAAACCAGATCAGCAGATGAACCGATGACGACTTTTTACAAATGCTGCAATGCCCAATGCGGACACAGATGGAGAGATTAA